The stretch of DNA CTGACCGGCCTGCTGGCCCTTCTGGCGGTCCTCATGGCCGTGCACGGGACGCGCCGCGTGCTCCGGCCGATCTTCGCGCTGGAAGCCCAGGCCCGGCGCATCGCTGCCGGGGACTACGCCAGCCGGAACGCGATCCGGAACCCCAGGGAGCTCGGCACGCTGGGGGAGACGCTCAACCGCATGTCGGCGGCCATCGAGGCGGACGTGGCGCAGCGGGCCCGGGTGGCCGAGGTGCTCCGCGAGGCCCGGGAGAAGGCCGAGGAGGCGGCCCGGATGAAAGCCGAGTTCCTGGCCAACATGAGTCACGAGATTCGCACGCCACTGAACGCCATCTCGGGCGTGACGCAGCTCGCGCTCAGAACCGACCTCTCCCCGCGACAGCGCGACTACCTGACTCGCATCCGGGCCGCCAGCACGTCGCTCCTCGGCGTCATCAACGACATCCTCGACTTCTCCAAGATCGAGGCGGGCCGGCTCGACCTGGAACATGTGGAGTTCTCGCTGGACACCGTGCTCGAGAACGTGCTGGCCGTGGTGGACCTGCGGGCCCAGGACAAAGGGATCGAGCTCCTCTTCGATGTCCCTCCCGACGTCCCGAGGGACCTGGTGGGCGACCCGCTGCGGCTGGGCCAGGTGCTCGTGAACCTCCTCGGGAACGCCGTGAAGTTCACGGAACGGGGCGAGGTGGATCTGGCGGTGCGCGTCCTCGACCAGTCGGCGGAGAAGGTGCGCCTGTCCTTCGTCGTCCGCGACACCGGAATCGGCATGACTCCCGAGCAGACGGCCACGCTCTTCCGTCCCTTCACCCAGGCCGACGGCTCCACGACCCGCCGCTACGGAGGCACCGGGCTCGGGCTCTCGATCTCCAAGCGGCTGGTGGAGCTGATGGGCGGGGAGATCGGGGTCGAGAGCCGGCCCGGCGCGGGCAGCACGTTCCACTTCGCCGCCGGCTTCCGGCCGGGGACCCGTCGGGCCCGCTCCCGCGCGCTCCCCGAGCAGCTCCGCGCGCTCCGGGTGCTGATCGTGGACGACAACGCGACCGCCCGCGCGATCCTGGCCGAGCCCCTGGCGCGGCTGGGCGTGTCGGTGATCCAGGCCTCCTCGGGGGAGGACGCCCTGGCGACCCTCCGGGCCGGACCCGCCTTCGACCTCGTCTTCATGGACTGGCGGATGCCCGGCATGGACGGGATCGAGGCGGCGCAACGCATCCGGGCCGAGGCCGGGGCGAGGCACGCGCCCGAGGTCGTCCTGGTGACCGCCTTCGGTCGGGAGGAGGTCCGCGAGGCGGCGGCCAGGGCGGGGGTGAGGCATTTCCTCGTCAAGCCCGTGAGCCCCTCGACGTTGCTCGACACCGTGGTGAGCGTGGTCGCTCCGGCGTCGGTGGCCTCGGCCGCGGCCGAGGCGGTGCCCCGCGTCGGCAGCCTGGACGGCACGCGGCTCCTCCTCGTCGAGGACAACGAGGTCAACCGCATGGTGGCGACCGAGCTCCTGGAGCAGGCGGGGGTCGAGGTCGACATCGCGGTGAACGGGCGCGAGGCGGTGGAGAAGGTCCGAAGCGACGGAGCGTACGACGCGATCCTCATGGACCTCCAGATGCCCGAGATGGACGGGCTCGAAGCGACCCGCCGCATTCGCGAGGACGCGCGCTTCCGGACGCTGCCGATCATCGCCATGACGGCCCACGCCCTGGTGGAGGAGCGCCAGCGGTGCCTGGAGGCCGGGATGAACGACCACGTCGGGAAGCCGGTCGAGTTCGAGGCGCTCTTCCGAACGCTCACCCGGTGGGTCGGCTCGCCGGGCGACCGCGGCGCGGCCCCCGAGCCGGAGACCGGCAGGGCGGCGCCGCCTGACCGCGGACTCCCCGACCGTGTCGGGGAGATCGACGTGCGCGCGGCCGTCCGCCGCCTGGAAGGCAACACGACGCTGTACCGGCGTCTGGCCGCCGGCTTCGTCGAGAAGGAGCGGACGACGGCGGCCCGGATCGGCGAGGCCCTGGACGCCGGCGACCTGGCCCTGGCCACGCGCCTGGCCCACAACCTGAGGGGGCTGGCGGCGACCGTGGGGGCCGCCGAGTTGGCGGCCGAGGCCGGGGCGCTGGAGAAGATCCTCGGGGCGGGAAATGCCGATGGCGGCCGCCGGGCGCTCGCCCCGCTGGAGGGGCGGCTGAGTGAGGTCGTCCGCCTGCTGGTCGGGCTGGTGGGGGCGGAGTCCGTGCCTTCGGCCGGGACCCCGCCCTCGGCTCGACCGGCGACGCTGGACCCGGCACGGGCCCACGCGGTCCTGCGGGAGATGGATCGGCTCCTCGACGAGTCGAGCCCGGAAGCGGCGGACCGACTCCGCGACCTGACGGCGGCTCTGCCCGGCGCGGAGTTCGCCGCCGCGCTCGATGCCCTCAGCCGGGCGCTGGACGAGCTGGACTTCGACGCGGCGCAGCGGGCCGCCCGCGAGCTGGCCGCCGCGCTTCCGCCAAGCTAGGAATGTGTCGGAGAAACCAGTCGCCGACCAACGAGCGCGTGGTACATCGATGAAAAGCTAGTCGCCGCGGACGCGGCGCTGCATCTCGGCGAGGTACTGGTCCAGCTCCGCCTGGCTGCTGAAGATCGCGAGGCCAGGCAGGGCCTTGATGATCTCGAAGACCTTCACGATCTGGGGCTGCGCGTTGACCATGAGAACGCCCCCGAGCTGGGCCCGCATGGTCTTGCGCGCGTGGACCAGGACGCGGATCCCGGCGCTGGAGATGAACTCCAGCCCGGCGAGGTCGAAGATCAGGGTGTCGAAGCGGCCGTCCACCAGCGGCACCAGCTCCTTCTCGAGCTGCGGCGAGGTGGCGGTGTCCAGCCGGCCCTCCAGGCGGATCCGGGACGTTCGCTCCGCGCCCGCGACGTTGGTCTCGATCTCGATCCTGAGGGACATCGGGCACCCCTTTCTCGGATGCTCGCTACCCGTCGAGGGCGCGCGCGAGCGTGAGGACGTTCTCCTCCCCCTCGCGGGTCCACGCCGCGCGGGTCACGAGGCTCTTGACCAGGTAGATGCCGAGGCCGCCCGGAAGCTGGTCCTCGTGGGTCTCCGCCATCACGGGGGGCGGCGCCTCCAGGGGGTTGAAGGCCTCGCCCGGGTCGCGGACCTCGAGCAGGGCCTCGCCGCCCTCGCGCCATAGCCGCACGCGGAAGCTCGCCCCCGGGCGCCGCTGGAGGGCGTGGACGGCCACGTTGATCCCCACTTCCTCGAGGGCCAGGGCGAGGTCGTGAGCCGCCTCCTCGGGGATCACGGCCTCCGTACACCACGCCCGCACCCGGTCGGTGGCTTCGACCACCGCGTGGGGGTCAGCCCGCACCAGGAGGTCGAGCGGCACCGGCAGGGCGCGGCGGAGGGCGAGGATCGCGATGTCGTCCGACGGCTCGTCCCCGGCCGCGAACGCGCGGACCGCCGCCAGGAGTCGCTCCACGACCTCCCGGGCCGAGGCGGCCCGGACGCCCTGGAGCGCCGCCAGGAGACCCGACTCGCCGAAAGCCCTTCCTCCGGGCTCGAAGCTCTCGGTCACGCCGTCGCTGTAGAGCACGAACGTGTCCCCGGGGGCCAGCTCGACCGCGGCCGACGGAAACGCGAGGCCCGGCTCGACGCCCGCGATCGTCCCGAGGTTCCCGCCCAGCAGACGCGCCTGGCCGCCGGCCGTCAGGAGGACGGGCGCGGTGTGGCCGGCGATGGCGTAGCGGACGGTCCCGGCCGCGCCGTCCACCGCGGCGCAGGTGAGGGTGACGAACATCGAGGTCGGGTTGTCGGCGCAGAGCTGATCGTTCAGGCGGGCCAGGAGCGCCGGGGCGTCCAGCCCGTCCCGCGCCGCGACCCGCAGGAGGGCGGTCGTCACCATCATGAACATGGCGGCCGGGATGCCTTTGCCGGAGACGTCGCCCAGGACGGCGAACAGCCGGCCGCCCGGCAACCGGAGGACGTCGTAGAGGTCGCCCCCCACCTCGCGGGCGGGCTCCATCACCGCGTGGACCTCGAGGCCGGTGCCGGCGGCCAGCGGTTCGAACTCGCGGGGCAGGGCGCTCGACTGGATGTTGCGGGCGATGCGCAGCTCGCTGGCCACCATCTCCCGGAAGGCGTCGTTGTAGGCTTTCGCCTTGAGCAACGACCGCACCCGGGCTTTGACCTCCAGCATCTCGAATGGCTTGGTGACGTAGTCCGTGCCCCCCATCTCGAAGGCCTGGGTCTTGCTCGACACTTCGTCGAGGGCGGTGAGGAACATGATCGGGATGTCCCGGGTGGCCTTGTTCTCGCGCAGGCGCCGGCAGACCTCGAAGCCGTCCAGTCCGGGCATGACCACGTCGAGGAGGATGAGGTCGGGCGGCGTCTTGTCCACGACGCGGAGCGCCGCCTCGCCGCTCAGCGCCACCGAGAGGCGGTACTCCCCCTTGAGGGCCGACGCCAGCAGGTCGATGTTGGCCTTGGTGTCGTCGACGATCAGGATGCGTCGCTCGGAGAGATCGATCACGTCAGGGTCGCCGTGGATCGCGGGAACGGTGACGCATTGTATCGCGGGGGGCACCGAGGCGCAATGTCTTGTCCACGGGTGACGATCACGCCGGCCGCGCTAGAATAGGGGCAGCGAGAGGTCTCCACCCATGGGACTTTTCCAGGTCAAGGGCCGGATCACGGGACCCACGGGCCGCGTCGAGCAGATCGATCTGCTCGTAGACACGGGCGCCACCCTGCTCGTGATTCCCCGTCCGCTGGCGGACCGGCTCGAAGTCGTTCCGCAGAGGTCCCAGCCAGTCATCCTGGCCGAGGGCCAACGCGACGTGTGGCCCGTCGCCGAGGTCCGCCTGGCCCTGGATGGTCAAGAAGTCACCACGCCCTGCTTCATTGCGCCGGGCGGTCCCGCTCTGCTGGGCGCCGTAGCCCTCGAAAGCCTCTTTCTGGCCGTCGACCCCGTGGCCAAGAAGTTGGTCCCCGTCGAAGGCTTCGTCGGCTGAGAGCCCCCTGCCCTGCTCCTGGCTCCGCTCAATCACGCACATGGTCTTCTTGAAGGGTCGCGTCAGGGGGGGAGCGGCTCGGCGGCCGCGTCCGGCGTGAGGTCGAACGCGTTGAGCGCGCAGGCGATCATCGCGTAATAGCCCGCCGTCGCCGTCAGCTCCACCGTCCCGGGTACCCCCAGGCGCTCGCGGACGGCCGC from Candidatus Methylomirabilota bacterium encodes:
- a CDS encoding response regulator; the protein is MRLRTLYRAGMVVAGVFLALLVYLALRLHDNQVALVASEQRRAASLKIAQELKQSSDDLTLMARLYAVTGDPEFERRFHQILGIRNGELPRPEGYSPTYWDLVLGGGRAPGAPGPRESFQARMARLGFTPDEMALLSEAQGRSDALVALEQRAFAAMKGRFPDAAGQYTVSGPPDPATARQILHGEDYLGQKARIMEPIGRFMEAVERRTQAELAALQAVQARDVRMTRWLTGLLALLAVLMAVHGTRRVLRPIFALEAQARRIAAGDYASRNAIRNPRELGTLGETLNRMSAAIEADVAQRARVAEVLREAREKAEEAARMKAEFLANMSHEIRTPLNAISGVTQLALRTDLSPRQRDYLTRIRAASTSLLGVINDILDFSKIEAGRLDLEHVEFSLDTVLENVLAVVDLRAQDKGIELLFDVPPDVPRDLVGDPLRLGQVLVNLLGNAVKFTERGEVDLAVRVLDQSAEKVRLSFVVRDTGIGMTPEQTATLFRPFTQADGSTTRRYGGTGLGLSISKRLVELMGGEIGVESRPGAGSTFHFAAGFRPGTRRARSRALPEQLRALRVLIVDDNATARAILAEPLARLGVSVIQASSGEDALATLRAGPAFDLVFMDWRMPGMDGIEAAQRIRAEAGARHAPEVVLVTAFGREEVREAAARAGVRHFLVKPVSPSTLLDTVVSVVAPASVASAAAEAVPRVGSLDGTRLLLVEDNEVNRMVATELLEQAGVEVDIAVNGREAVEKVRSDGAYDAILMDLQMPEMDGLEATRRIREDARFRTLPIIAMTAHALVEERQRCLEAGMNDHVGKPVEFEALFRTLTRWVGSPGDRGAAPEPETGRAAPPDRGLPDRVGEIDVRAAVRRLEGNTTLYRRLAAGFVEKERTTAARIGEALDAGDLALATRLAHNLRGLAATVGAAELAAEAGALEKILGAGNADGGRRALAPLEGRLSEVVRLLVGLVGAESVPSAGTPPSARPATLDPARAHAVLREMDRLLDESSPEAADRLRDLTAALPGAEFAAALDALSRALDELDFDAAQRAARELAAALPPS
- a CDS encoding STAS domain-containing protein → MSLRIEIETNVAGAERTSRIRLEGRLDTATSPQLEKELVPLVDGRFDTLIFDLAGLEFISSAGIRVLVHARKTMRAQLGGVLMVNAQPQIVKVFEIIKALPGLAIFSSQAELDQYLAEMQRRVRGD
- a CDS encoding SpoIIE family protein phosphatase, giving the protein MIDLSERRILIVDDTKANIDLLASALKGEYRLSVALSGEAALRVVDKTPPDLILLDVVMPGLDGFEVCRRLRENKATRDIPIMFLTALDEVSSKTQAFEMGGTDYVTKPFEMLEVKARVRSLLKAKAYNDAFREMVASELRIARNIQSSALPREFEPLAAGTGLEVHAVMEPAREVGGDLYDVLRLPGGRLFAVLGDVSGKGIPAAMFMMVTTALLRVAARDGLDAPALLARLNDQLCADNPTSMFVTLTCAAVDGAAGTVRYAIAGHTAPVLLTAGGQARLLGGNLGTIAGVEPGLAFPSAAVELAPGDTFVLYSDGVTESFEPGGRAFGESGLLAALQGVRAASAREVVERLLAAVRAFAAGDEPSDDIAILALRRALPVPLDLLVRADPHAVVEATDRVRAWCTEAVIPEEAAHDLALALEEVGINVAVHALQRRPGASFRVRLWREGGEALLEVRDPGEAFNPLEAPPPVMAETHEDQLPGGLGIYLVKSLVTRAAWTREGEENVLTLARALDG
- a CDS encoding aspartyl protease family protein, translating into MGLFQVKGRITGPTGRVEQIDLLVDTGATLLVIPRPLADRLEVVPQRSQPVILAEGQRDVWPVAEVRLALDGQEVTTPCFIAPGGPALLGAVALESLFLAVDPVAKKLVPVEGFVG